From Luteococcus japonicus, one genomic window encodes:
- a CDS encoding BPL-N domain-containing protein, with protein MGTFESPAGRSRRSVLAGLLTVPFAGLANGCAPISRNDDETPDARIALVYRGPAGCAGCSKTLAERLSQSQLGMDVAFIGPHEEFPLKSSALSGVALYAQPGGGDDIRAAAQSFPADFIRGVSDFVATGGSYLGICMGAYLAGSEGFGFFSESVEGEVGVPDFPVKDSTDDVVAVTWGDTLRWTYFQEGARLPVGGAEAYAHYETGDLAAACYRFGDGSVGLIGPHPEADATWFEDADLFDQDGDDWRYALPLVKRILS; from the coding sequence ATGGGTACGTTCGAATCACCTGCTGGACGGTCGCGCCGGTCAGTCCTCGCGGGGCTGCTGACGGTCCCTTTCGCTGGGCTGGCGAACGGATGTGCACCGATCAGCAGGAACGACGACGAGACTCCGGATGCGCGGATCGCCCTCGTGTACCGCGGCCCGGCGGGGTGCGCAGGATGCTCGAAAACTCTTGCTGAGCGACTGTCGCAATCACAGCTTGGTATGGACGTTGCGTTTATCGGCCCGCATGAAGAATTCCCTCTCAAATCAAGTGCCCTTTCTGGAGTCGCTCTCTACGCCCAGCCGGGCGGTGGAGACGATATTCGTGCCGCTGCCCAGAGTTTTCCTGCGGATTTCATCCGCGGGGTGAGTGACTTTGTGGCTACCGGCGGTAGCTACCTCGGCATCTGCATGGGTGCATATCTTGCAGGGAGCGAGGGATTCGGGTTTTTCAGTGAATCCGTCGAGGGGGAGGTGGGCGTTCCCGACTTCCCTGTGAAAGATAGTACGGATGATGTGGTGGCAGTCACGTGGGGCGACACGTTGCGATGGACCTACTTCCAAGAGGGCGCGCGGTTGCCTGTAGGCGGCGCTGAGGCCTACGCCCATTACGAGACAGGCGACCTCGCCGCCGCGTGTTATCGGTTTGGCGATGGAAGTGTGGGCTTGATTGGCCCTCATCCGGAGGCGGACGCAACCTGGTTCGAGGACGCCGATCTCTTTGATCAAGACGGCGACGACTGGCGATATGCGCTCCCGCTCGTCAAACGGATTCTCAGCTGA
- a CDS encoding winged helix-turn-helix domain-containing protein: MTTPDAPDSLASRVAALEKRMVAVEAHATPAAGDTGNTNGAQGSSPSTQDHLWALRGLKQYEDDSEGGTVMLVGSVELPGSGPVSWQIGAHADELLSDEWDTVTAVLDALAHPIRLRILKEVLTGENSTARELAELESMGSTGQVYHHLRALTSAGWLRPGSGGRHTVPAERVVPLLTTLLGARR; this comes from the coding sequence ATGACGACACCGGACGCACCTGACTCACTGGCCAGTCGAGTAGCTGCACTCGAGAAGCGGATGGTCGCGGTCGAGGCACACGCCACCCCCGCCGCTGGTGACACTGGAAATACGAACGGCGCGCAAGGCAGTTCACCAAGCACACAAGATCACCTCTGGGCCCTTCGCGGCCTGAAGCAGTACGAGGATGACAGCGAGGGCGGCACCGTCATGCTCGTGGGCTCCGTCGAGCTTCCGGGCAGCGGCCCCGTCTCCTGGCAGATCGGAGCGCACGCCGACGAGCTCCTTTCCGACGAGTGGGACACGGTCACTGCTGTGCTGGACGCACTGGCGCACCCCATCCGCCTGCGCATCCTCAAAGAGGTGCTCACCGGGGAGAACAGCACCGCACGCGAACTTGCAGAACTGGAGTCCATGGGGTCGACCGGGCAGGTCTATCACCACCTTCGCGCCCTCACCTCGGCCGGGTGGTTGAGGCCGGGCTCCGGGGGCAGACACACGGTGCCGGCCGAACGAGTCGTCCCCCTGCTCACCACCCTTCTGGGGGCGCGCCGATGA
- a CDS encoding Fic family protein, translating into MTPSPDQPYQDLPPLPPTGVVETPAVLKATISASRALARLDGAYKRLPDPTMLINLIPLMEAQASSEIENIVTTNDELFKAANGALSTLTPQVKEALRYREALRAGRESLDLRPITHQTAIDVCSILQASPAIIRNQPGTYIGNPATGRCIYTPPVGKDVILDHLSAWERFLHGDHGLDPLVVMALTHYQFEAIHPFFDGNGRTGRILNLLILIETGLLELPILYLSGHIVRHKDTYYERLNAVTHNGEWEPWILLMLSGIESTARWTLDLVERTDQMRALMEHQIREQNSKLPAASLARMLFSQPYLRIDNVVEAGLAKRQTAAHWLTELAEPGLIIKERVGRNVIFINSRLLQTLFHTPLPE; encoded by the coding sequence ATGACGCCGAGCCCGGATCAGCCGTACCAAGACCTTCCCCCGCTGCCCCCGACCGGAGTTGTGGAGACACCCGCGGTGCTCAAGGCGACGATCTCGGCAAGCCGAGCCCTGGCACGCTTGGATGGCGCCTACAAGCGTCTCCCCGATCCGACGATGCTGATCAACTTGATCCCTCTCATGGAGGCGCAGGCATCGAGCGAGATCGAGAACATCGTCACCACCAACGACGAGTTGTTCAAGGCCGCCAACGGCGCACTGTCCACCCTCACTCCCCAAGTGAAGGAGGCTCTTCGCTACCGGGAGGCACTGCGCGCCGGACGCGAGTCCCTCGACCTGCGCCCCATTACGCATCAGACGGCCATCGATGTGTGCTCGATCCTCCAGGCCAGCCCGGCGATCATCCGCAACCAGCCAGGCACGTACATCGGCAACCCGGCGACCGGGCGATGCATCTACACCCCGCCAGTGGGCAAGGACGTCATCCTCGACCACCTGTCCGCATGGGAACGCTTCCTGCACGGCGACCACGGGTTGGATCCCCTCGTCGTCATGGCGCTGACCCACTATCAGTTCGAGGCCATCCACCCGTTTTTCGACGGCAACGGCCGAACGGGCCGCATCCTCAACCTGCTGATCCTCATCGAGACCGGGCTACTGGAGCTGCCCATCCTCTACCTCTCCGGCCACATCGTCCGCCACAAGGACACCTACTACGAACGACTCAACGCTGTTACCCATAACGGCGAGTGGGAGCCGTGGATCCTCTTAATGCTCTCCGGCATCGAGTCCACCGCGCGGTGGACGCTGGACCTCGTCGAGAGGACCGACCAGATGCGCGCCCTCATGGAGCACCAGATCCGCGAGCAGAACTCCAAGTTGCCCGCCGCTTCCTTGGCCCGGATGCTGTTCAGCCAACCGTACCTACGCATCGACAATGTCGTGGAGGCGGGCTTGGCCAAGCGTCAGACCGCAGCGCACTGGCTGACCGAACTGGCCGAACCGGGTCTCATCATCAAAGAGCGAGTCGGCCGAAACGTCATCTTCATCAACAGCCGCTTGCTGCAAACGCTCTTTCATACACCACTGCCGGAGTAA
- a CDS encoding ATP-binding protein: MQLDGLVPRRVSDLLAEQMRTEPVIALHGPRSVGKSTVLRGFAEAAGGSVIDLDDVEVREAIQGNLAASVRAGAPICIDEYQRVPDILDALKARLNREGSPPGTAIITGSTRQDALPATAQALTGRLHSLVIWPLSQGELEGVRENLLEALAGDADDVVSAVPSSSTTRPDYVDRVCSGGMPLALRRSASARARWFDDFVRASVERDAVELSRIRERQALADLLGHIAAQTGQLLNVAATAERVGTNRETTESHLRLLEDLFLAVRLPAWGKSLRSRVSAKPKVHVVDSGLAARLLRLTPEKVTGIDPTSLTDFGHLLETFVVGELRKQASWLDDPVTLGHWRTSDGAEVDLVIEYDDGRVVAFEVKASERASGKEFRGLAQLRDLLGERFIGGIMLTTGSRSYTYEDRLHVMPIDRLWTPVPV; the protein is encoded by the coding sequence ATGCAGCTCGATGGACTTGTCCCACGCCGCGTCAGCGATCTGTTGGCCGAACAGATGCGCACCGAGCCGGTGATCGCGCTGCATGGTCCACGATCGGTGGGCAAGTCGACGGTGCTCCGCGGCTTCGCCGAGGCAGCCGGCGGCTCGGTGATCGACCTCGACGACGTTGAAGTGCGTGAGGCGATCCAGGGGAACCTGGCCGCCTCGGTGCGCGCCGGGGCCCCGATCTGCATCGACGAGTACCAGCGGGTTCCAGACATCCTCGATGCGCTCAAGGCCCGGCTGAACCGTGAAGGCAGCCCCCCGGGCACGGCGATCATCACGGGGTCGACGAGGCAGGACGCTCTGCCGGCGACGGCACAGGCGCTGACCGGCCGGCTCCATTCGCTCGTCATCTGGCCGCTCTCCCAAGGGGAACTCGAGGGGGTGCGGGAGAACCTGCTCGAGGCGCTCGCGGGTGATGCCGACGACGTCGTGAGTGCCGTCCCGTCTTCGTCGACCACGCGGCCCGACTATGTCGACCGTGTGTGCTCCGGGGGAATGCCTCTCGCCCTGCGTCGGTCAGCCTCGGCCAGAGCCCGTTGGTTCGATGACTTCGTTCGGGCGTCCGTCGAACGCGATGCCGTCGAGCTCAGCAGAATCCGCGAGCGTCAAGCGTTGGCCGATCTCTTGGGGCATATCGCGGCGCAGACCGGTCAATTGCTGAACGTGGCGGCGACGGCGGAAAGGGTAGGGACCAACAGGGAGACGACGGAGAGCCATCTCCGGCTCCTCGAGGACCTGTTCCTGGCTGTGCGTCTCCCCGCGTGGGGCAAGAGCCTCCGCTCGCGGGTGAGTGCGAAGCCGAAGGTCCACGTCGTCGACTCCGGGCTGGCTGCCCGACTGCTCCGGCTCACGCCGGAGAAGGTCACCGGCATCGACCCGACGTCGCTCACTGACTTCGGGCACCTGCTGGAGACCTTCGTCGTCGGGGAGCTGCGCAAGCAGGCGTCCTGGCTCGATGATCCCGTCACGCTCGGGCACTGGCGTACGAGTGACGGGGCTGAGGTCGACCTCGTCATCGAGTACGACGATGGGCGAGTCGTCGCGTTCGAGGTCAAAGCCAGCGAACGGGCCTCGGGGAAGGAGTTCCGCGGTCTTGCCCAGCTTCGCGACCTGCTGGGGGAGAGGTTCATCGGCGGCATCATGCTGACGACCGGTAGCCGCTCCTACACCTACGAGGACCGGCTGCATGTGATGCCCATCGACCGGCTCTGGACTCCTGTGCCTGTCTGA
- a CDS encoding excisionase family DNA-binding protein, which yields MSSTRHVQPTFLTLQQAAAEGYAAYSTLRKYIADGRLPAVKVGSRVKVLRTDLDALAVAVRPATFEEIEAAAERLAASAPPLSDAQVRRLSTIFGDAS from the coding sequence GTGTCCTCGACACGCCACGTCCAGCCCACTTTTCTCACCCTCCAGCAGGCAGCCGCCGAGGGTTATGCCGCGTACTCCACACTTCGGAAGTACATCGCTGACGGCCGGCTGCCCGCCGTCAAGGTCGGTTCCCGCGTCAAGGTGCTGCGCACCGACCTCGACGCTCTCGCGGTGGCCGTCAGGCCTGCGACCTTCGAGGAGATCGAGGCCGCCGCAGAACGGCTCGCCGCTTCCGCTCCCCCACTGAGCGACGCCCAGGTTCGTCGCCTCAGCACGATTTTCGGCGATGCGTCATGA
- a CDS encoding M23 family metallopeptidase: MMRMLKAASPWLLRAFVLLVALSFVIEVPVWLVFAPLGLAIAVPSPRADDESPQTMHAPVTGRWVAINSPATKVPSHGVRTLGQAFAVDILQASDSPRESAPGWQWRQAEPQEFPSFGEPVLAAGSGTVIAAHDGKRDHRARNTWPGLIYMMSLEAFGRELAGHRSIIGNHVILDHSDGTFSMYAHLKHGSAAVCVGQKVRAGDVLGAVGNTGNTSEPHLHFQLMDRPQAAMAAGLPFRWSPLTIEPDPDPHWAPKKPVAETVEGLPATGQIFRTPESGVMPQPKREASC, encoded by the coding sequence ATGATGCGCATGCTCAAGGCGGCCTCCCCCTGGCTCCTTCGAGCCTTCGTCCTGCTCGTGGCGCTGAGCTTCGTCATCGAGGTCCCCGTGTGGCTCGTGTTCGCGCCGCTGGGCCTGGCGATCGCAGTCCCTTCTCCACGTGCAGACGACGAGTCTCCCCAGACCATGCATGCTCCCGTGACGGGCCGCTGGGTCGCCATCAACAGCCCGGCGACGAAGGTCCCCAGCCACGGCGTTCGCACGCTCGGTCAGGCATTCGCAGTCGACATCCTGCAGGCATCAGACTCTCCCCGCGAAAGCGCCCCCGGCTGGCAATGGAGACAGGCCGAGCCCCAGGAGTTCCCAAGCTTCGGGGAGCCTGTCCTGGCAGCGGGCTCCGGCACCGTGATCGCTGCCCATGACGGCAAGCGTGACCATCGCGCCCGGAACACCTGGCCCGGCCTGATCTACATGATGTCGCTCGAGGCCTTCGGTCGAGAGTTGGCCGGGCACCGCTCCATCATCGGCAATCACGTGATCCTCGACCATAGCGACGGCACGTTCAGCATGTACGCCCACCTCAAGCACGGATCTGCAGCCGTGTGCGTCGGGCAGAAAGTCCGCGCCGGCGATGTCCTGGGAGCGGTCGGGAACACCGGGAATACCAGCGAACCCCATCTCCACTTCCAGCTGATGGACCGGCCCCAAGCGGCCATGGCCGCCGGCCTGCCGTTCCGGTGGTCCCCGCTCACGATCGAGCCGGATCCCGATCCCCACTGGGCTCCGAAGAAACCTGTCGCAGAGACGGTCGAGGGTCTCCCCGCGACAGGGCAGATCTTCCGCACCCCGGAGTCCGGCGTCATGCCCCAACCCAAGCGCGAGGCCAGTTGTTGA